TCAACCCCGCCACCAGGGACGTCGATCGTCACGCTGCCGGAGAGCAGGCACGGCAATTTCCCCCCTTCCCAACGCCCCATTGCGTTAGGCCATGATCTTCGCTGTGGCATGCATGTACAAGGTAGTCCAATTCTTCGTTCGTTTGAGAGACAATAAATTCTACAACGGGGTGGAGGTGTGCACCGTGGGCGACCATGCTCCTCCTCGATGGAGGGAAATCACGGCTGACAAATGTCAAGCTCTGCCTCTACGATCTGCAGGTGAGCTGACAAATGCTTGTGAATTGAGTAGGCTGAGATACCGGTGTCATGGGTTAGCCGAACTTGAGCCTCTTGGAAGGATGTGTACTTCTTCAATGTGATACCCTACATGGAAAGTCTTGTTCCAGTCGGCGCTCACCTGGCCTGACTCTTTTTTCGGAGAtacttcatttttttcattttgatgaGCTTGTTTTTTCCTCAACAAAGAGATTGCCTCTCTTTCTTAGCTAGTAAAAGAAAAGGACACAGATGTTGACATGATTCAGGGTCTAACTTAGGTCGCCAAAGCTTACGTATGTGCTAAATGGCAAAAGGGCTACATCCGGCACCTCTGGGCCTCAACTTCTCCTTGTGCGGGAGTGCCGCCATGAACGGAGGAGATTAAATATGGAAGCTCATAGTCATAGGTCAGTTCATTTTTCTCTTTGGTTCatgcgaccagatgatttttgtaaatacaggccaACGAGTTCTGAAAAATAATAATCTATCGAGCACTTTGCTTGCTCTGACAGAAATTCCTAAAATTCTAAAAAAACAGAACAAAGCGATCATCGCTTGCGTCGGAACCGGTTTGTGTATTTTGTTCATTTTTATCATCTGTGCTTTGATCGCCACTCGATGAGGCAGAGTCATGCACATGGCCACCGTCTCTCTAAACTAGTGTAAAAAaggctcttatattatgggacggagggagtacgaactACTTATATTTTTATTTAGCTTCAATCTTCTGAAACTAGTGGCTTTCACCTCGCCCGGCTCCCTGCCATTGCCAGCTCAAAACCTCAAATCGCCGGTGGGAAAAGCCAAGTGGGAGACCATGGACCGTCCACCGACGCTTCCGTCGCCGTCTCCAACGGTGGCAACGGCGTTATTATCATCCCTTCTCTCATGTTGTACACCCCCGATTCGAGCTCCGTCATGGTAGCGTCCCTGGCCATTGGGCCGAGCCTTTCACGCTCGCTCATAAAGTAGATGCAATCTTCTCTAGCCCCGATGCCGCTGGCCGGGGGTGACTCGGAGCATCCCTGGCTGACGAAGAGGGCGCGTCCCATGAGCGTATCAACCTCCCTCCACCGTCCATGGCCGTCGCCCAGCTCCAGGTCGGCCGCCTCGAAGACCTCAAACTGAGACGGCAAATACGTCTGTTGATACGTCATGTGGTCAATTGTGTGTTCGACCATGAGTAGGCGGTCGCCGGAGGGGACCAGGTAGAAGCGGACCTCGCGTACGCGGTTGTAGCCCTCATCGGCTCTTGTTGGCGGCGTGCTGCTAGGTATGCATTGGACGGATTCTCCGGTGGCCATGTCCAGGGCGTGGAGCTCGTAGCTCCGGCGCTGCACTTCTGACGCGAGCACGTAGAGCTTCCCTTTGAAGAGCGCCATGTCGACGGCGCGTCCGGGGAACTCAGGAGGAGGCGCCCACGCCATGCGCATTGTTCCGCCACGAGTATAGATGCCGACGTTATTGCTCGTGTGCAAACGCCTGATGAGAACGGCGACGAGGTCATCGGACACGACGACCTTGCGGATGCTATCGGCGACAAGATGGGTGATCTGTTGAGGGGCAGTCGTGTCCCCGGAGGAGCGGGGGTGCACCAGTAAGAAGTCGCTGAACTGGAGGCTGGCACAGAGGTACTCGGGCTCGATGTGCTGAGGGGTGGCGTCGCCGGAGTGAGGGTCCATCAGGAAGCACCGGCCGTCGCGGCGCACCAGGAACAGCAGACGGCCTGTGGAGACCCGGCGGACGACGTCGGCTTCTGGGACGGGCAGACGGTCAAGCGCACCCTCGGCCAGGTCGAGGAAGGCGCCGCTGCGGAGTCCGGCCCACGGGAGCAGCGGCGACGGCTGCTGCGTCCGCGCGCTGGAGCGCCAGGAGCCGCACACGGCCCGGAGGCGGACGTGCTCGAGGTAGGACGGCAAGCGCGAGAGCACGGCGCCCAACAGCTCGGGCGGGAGGTCCGGCCACCAGATCGTCGCCATCGTCGCTTCGATCTGTCTTCTACATACAATTCTCGTTTTG
The Aegilops tauschii subsp. strangulata cultivar AL8/78 chromosome 3, Aet v6.0, whole genome shotgun sequence genome window above contains:
- the LOC109739504 gene encoding uncharacterized protein encodes the protein MATIWWPDLPPELLGAVLSRLPSYLEHVRLRAVCGSWRSSARTQQPSPLLPWAGLRSGAFLDLAEGALDRLPVPEADVVRRVSTGRLLFLVRRDGRCFLMDPHSGDATPQHIEPEYLCASLQFSDFLLVHPRSSGDTTAPQQITHLVADSIRKVVVSDDLVAVLIRRLHTSNNVGIYTRGGTMRMAWAPPPEFPGRAVDMALFKGKLYVLASEVQRRSYELHALDMATGESVQCIPSSTPPTRADEGYNRVREVRFYLVPSGDRLLMVEHTIDHMTYQQTYLPSQFEVFEAADLELGDGHGRWREVDTLMGRALFVSQGCSESPPASGIGAREDCIYFMSERERLGPMARDATMTELESGVYNMREGMIITPLPPLETATEASVDGPWSPTWLFPPAI